In Gossypium raimondii isolate GPD5lz chromosome 12, ASM2569854v1, whole genome shotgun sequence, a single window of DNA contains:
- the LOC105763726 gene encoding uncharacterized protein LOC105763726 isoform X2, whose protein sequence is MSSPQLQSHPFFNPSKTNPNLIFSKSPLFLPYFSTPIRNYNPKPNALSLSLQEFPPNALRRKTNPQCTVGFSLGVDLGSSRTGLALSKGFSVRPLTVLKLRGQKLELQLLDMAEREEVDEFIIGIPKSWDGKETPQSNKVRSIAGRLAVRAAERGWRVYLQDEHGTSSEAAYRMINLGLNKSARQKTSDAYAAVILLERYFAMSGEDIEIVLPKQIDLQEKLRKGTPLDIDFSPEEFVD, encoded by the exons ATGTCTTCACCGCAATTGCAATCACATCCATTTTTCAATCCATCTAAaactaaccctaacctaatctTCTCAAAATCCCCATTGTTTCTTCCTTATTTCTCAACCCCAATCCGTAATTACAATCCAAAACCCAATGCCTTATCGTTGTCTCTCCAAGAATTCCCCCCAAATGCCCTTCGCCGTAAAACCAATCCACAATGTACAGTAGGGTTCAGCCTAGGCGTGGATTTGGGTTCATCACGTACCGGTCTTGCCCTTAGCAAAGGTTTCTCCGTTCGTCCACTCACG GTTTTGAAATTGAGAGGACAAAAACTTGAGCTACAACTGCTTGACATGGCTGAAAGAGAg gAGGTTGATGAATTTATAATTGGAATCCCTAAATCTTGGGATGGAAAGGAGACCCCTCAATCGAACAAAGTTCGTAGTATTGCCGGACGGCTAGCGGTTCGAGCTGCCGAGAG GGGTTGGAGAGTGTATCTACAAGATGAACATGGGACATCATCAGAAGCTGCTTACAGGATGATTAACTT GGGTCTCAACAAGTCTGCACGCCAAAAAACCTCCGATGCATATGCTGCTGTG ATATTACTAGAGAGATACTTTGCCATGTCCGGTGAGGACATTGAGATTGTTTTGCCGAAACAGATCGATTTGCAAGAAAAACTTAGAAAGGGTACACCACTGGACATCGACTTTTCACCCGAAGAATTTGTTGATTGA
- the LOC105763726 gene encoding uncharacterized protein LOC105763726 isoform X3, with amino-acid sequence MSSPQLQSHPFFNPSKTNPNLIFSKSPLFLPYFSTPIRNYNPKPNALSLSLQEFPPNALRRKTNPQCTVGFSLGVDLGSSRTGLALSKGFSVRPLTVLKLRGQKLELQLLDMAEREEVDEFIIGIPKSWDGKETPQSNKVRSIAGRLAVRAAERGLNKSARQKTSDAYAAVILLERYFAMSGEDIEIVLPKQIDLQEKLRKGTPLDIDFSPEEFVD; translated from the exons ATGTCTTCACCGCAATTGCAATCACATCCATTTTTCAATCCATCTAAaactaaccctaacctaatctTCTCAAAATCCCCATTGTTTCTTCCTTATTTCTCAACCCCAATCCGTAATTACAATCCAAAACCCAATGCCTTATCGTTGTCTCTCCAAGAATTCCCCCCAAATGCCCTTCGCCGTAAAACCAATCCACAATGTACAGTAGGGTTCAGCCTAGGCGTGGATTTGGGTTCATCACGTACCGGTCTTGCCCTTAGCAAAGGTTTCTCCGTTCGTCCACTCACG GTTTTGAAATTGAGAGGACAAAAACTTGAGCTACAACTGCTTGACATGGCTGAAAGAGAg gAGGTTGATGAATTTATAATTGGAATCCCTAAATCTTGGGATGGAAAGGAGACCCCTCAATCGAACAAAGTTCGTAGTATTGCCGGACGGCTAGCGGTTCGAGCTGCCGAGAG GGGTCTCAACAAGTCTGCACGCCAAAAAACCTCCGATGCATATGCTGCTGTG ATATTACTAGAGAGATACTTTGCCATGTCCGGTGAGGACATTGAGATTGTTTTGCCGAAACAGATCGATTTGCAAGAAAAACTTAGAAAGGGTACACCACTGGACATCGACTTTTCACCCGAAGAATTTGTTGATTGA
- the LOC105763726 gene encoding uncharacterized protein LOC105763726 isoform X4, which translates to MSSPQLQSHPFFNPSKTNPNLIFSKSPLFLPYFSTPIRNYNPKPNALSLSLQEFPPNALRRKTNPQCTVGFSLGVDLGSSRTGLALSKGFSVRPLTVLKLRGQKLELQLLDMAEREEVDEFIIGIPKSWDGKETPQSNKVRSIAGRLAVRAAERGWRVYLQDEHGTSSEAAYRMINLGLNKSARQKTSDAYAAVVCSIVLFFMIEKR; encoded by the exons ATGTCTTCACCGCAATTGCAATCACATCCATTTTTCAATCCATCTAAaactaaccctaacctaatctTCTCAAAATCCCCATTGTTTCTTCCTTATTTCTCAACCCCAATCCGTAATTACAATCCAAAACCCAATGCCTTATCGTTGTCTCTCCAAGAATTCCCCCCAAATGCCCTTCGCCGTAAAACCAATCCACAATGTACAGTAGGGTTCAGCCTAGGCGTGGATTTGGGTTCATCACGTACCGGTCTTGCCCTTAGCAAAGGTTTCTCCGTTCGTCCACTCACG GTTTTGAAATTGAGAGGACAAAAACTTGAGCTACAACTGCTTGACATGGCTGAAAGAGAg gAGGTTGATGAATTTATAATTGGAATCCCTAAATCTTGGGATGGAAAGGAGACCCCTCAATCGAACAAAGTTCGTAGTATTGCCGGACGGCTAGCGGTTCGAGCTGCCGAGAG GGGTTGGAGAGTGTATCTACAAGATGAACATGGGACATCATCAGAAGCTGCTTACAGGATGATTAACTT GGGTCTCAACAAGTCTGCACGCCAAAAAACCTCCGATGCATATGCTGCTGTGGTCTGTAGCATTGTTCTCTTTTTTATGATTGAAAAAAGATAA
- the LOC105763726 gene encoding uncharacterized protein LOC105763726 isoform X1, giving the protein MSSPQLQSHPFFNPSKTNPNLIFSKSPLFLPYFSTPIRNYNPKPNALSLSLQEFPPNALRRKTNPQCTVGFSLGVDLGSSRTGLALSKGFSVRPLTVLKLRGQKLELQLLDMAEREEVDEFIIGIPKSWDGKETPQSNKVRSIAGRLAVRAAERGWRVYLQDEHGTSSEAAYRMINLVHSFVCKARRICLCLTRWTSVLGRVLILKICDYEKRTIADCASRPSLACRNCPFWIYIDPLHAKECTPLY; this is encoded by the exons ATGTCTTCACCGCAATTGCAATCACATCCATTTTTCAATCCATCTAAaactaaccctaacctaatctTCTCAAAATCCCCATTGTTTCTTCCTTATTTCTCAACCCCAATCCGTAATTACAATCCAAAACCCAATGCCTTATCGTTGTCTCTCCAAGAATTCCCCCCAAATGCCCTTCGCCGTAAAACCAATCCACAATGTACAGTAGGGTTCAGCCTAGGCGTGGATTTGGGTTCATCACGTACCGGTCTTGCCCTTAGCAAAGGTTTCTCCGTTCGTCCACTCACG GTTTTGAAATTGAGAGGACAAAAACTTGAGCTACAACTGCTTGACATGGCTGAAAGAGAg gAGGTTGATGAATTTATAATTGGAATCCCTAAATCTTGGGATGGAAAGGAGACCCCTCAATCGAACAAAGTTCGTAGTATTGCCGGACGGCTAGCGGTTCGAGCTGCCGAGAG GGGTTGGAGAGTGTATCTACAAGATGAACATGGGACATCATCAGAAGCTGCTTACAGGATGATTAACTT AGTGCACTCATTTGTGTGTAAGGCCAGGCGCATCTGTTTGTGCCTCACAAGGTGGACTAGTGTCCTAGGTCGGGTCCTTATATTGAAGATTTGTGATTATGAGAAGAGGACAATTGCAGATTGTGCCTCACGACCCAGCCTAGCATGTCGAAATTGTCCTTTTTGGATATACATAGATCCTTTGCATGCAAAAGAGTGCACTCCACTATACTAA